Proteins encoded together in one Miscanthus floridulus cultivar M001 chromosome 16, ASM1932011v1, whole genome shotgun sequence window:
- the LOC136512477 gene encoding receptor kinase-like protein Xa21, giving the protein MLARIGVLVLLLFYEAGYANCSMVPQNSTDLLSLLDFRKEITSDPRGFFSSWNRNADYCGWDGITCSRTHPGRVRELNLRNQSLEGRISPSLGNLTFLRILDLSSNSFAGQIPLLNRLRRLEGLFLNNNQLQRFAPDALINCSNLHSLILSSNMLDGPIPPNIGFLLNLRYLYLDSNNFTGGIPSSLLNISKLEKLMLSSNMLDGPIPPKIGSLFNLSHLYLNTNNFTGAIPSSLRNITQLEHLVLSNNQLADTIPEELGHLSIMSKLTLGGNMLSGSIPTTIFNLSFLQILDVSGNFLRMALPSNIGNTLPILVGLGLHDNMFHGRIPASLGNASLLFALDFTSNNFSGHIPSSLGNLTYLQWLKLEQNNLEAKDSDGWEFLEALSNCTSLKYLLLSDNQLQGAIPNSVGKLSNSSLQYLRLAKNNLSGMVPESLGNLIGLNELVLDQNSLTGPIGSWVGKLNILVKLSLADNNFSGPIPSSIGSFTQLTHLYLQSNKFEGPIPPSMGKLQRLLELNVSYNNLQGPIPPDVSNLQQLIELDLSSNKIEGEIPSTLGECLQLQILQMDCNILTGNISPLSSLTSLNMLNLSHNNLSGFIPIQLGNMSSLTQLDLSYNDLQGEIPWDGVFRNASAVSLVGNRGLCGGLLDLHMPPCPIASRRKVAQYYLIRVLIPIFGFMSLLMLVYFVLTEKRTTQEPSLSPLGDQFPMVSYNDLVRATQNFSESNLIGRGGCGSVYRGKLMENKLEVAIKVLDIEMRGAEKSFLAECEALRNIRHRNLVPIITACSTVDINSNVFKALIYEFMPNGNLDSWLHQEVNGKVRKTLNLNQRTCFAVNIADVLDYLHNESGKTIIHCDVKPSNILLDDDMNARLGDFGIAKFYLDSTSTSTGDSKTISSTGVKGTIGYIPPEYARGGHASTYGDVYSFGIVLLEMLTAKRPTDHLFVDELNIVNFVERCFPDKILDVIDGSLQDDVKSAQINMVTENEAYQCLFSLLQVALSCTREIPGERTTMKEAASRIRSIKTTYCYAGEEHKHADTVN; this is encoded by the exons ATGCTGGCCAGGATTGGAGTACTGGTCCTGCTGCTGTTTTATGAGGCTGGATACGCCAACTGCTCGATGGTCCCCCAAAACAGCACGGACTTGCTCTCGCTGCTCGATTTCAGAAAAGAAATTACCAGCGATCCGAGAGGTTTCTTCAGTTCCTGGAACCGTAACGCTGACTACTGCGGTTGGGATGGCATCACATGCAGTAGAACGCACCCAGGACGCGTCAGGGAGCTTAACCTCAGAAATCAAAGCCTTGAAGGTCGAATCTCTCCATCTCTTGGTAATCTCACCTTTCTTAGAATACTCGACCTGTCCTCAAACAGCTTCGCTGGTCAGATTCCCCTTCTCAATCGACTCCGTAGGCTTGAGGGCCTTTTTCTGAACAATAACCAGTTGCAGCGGTTTGCTCCTGATGCACTTATAAACTGCTCCAACTTGCACTCTTTAATCCTTTCATCAAACATGTTAGATGGGCCAATACCGCCTAATATCGGTTTCCTCTTAAACCTTAGGTACCTGTACCTTGATAGTAATAATTTCACTGGAGGCATCCCATCAAGCCTGCTAAACATCTCCAAACTAGAGAAGCTCATGCTTTCATCAAACATGTTGGATGGGCCAATACCGCCTAAAATCGGTTCCCTATTTAACCTTTCACATCTCTACCTTAATACTAATAATTTCACTGGGGCCATCCCATCAAGCCTGCGCAACATCACTCAACTAGAACATCTCGTGCTTTCAAATAATCAGCTCGCTGATACCATACCTGAGGAGCTTGGGCACTTATCAATTATGAGTAAATTGACCCTAGGAGGGAATATGCTATCTGGTAGCATCCCAACAACAATTTTCAATCTATCTTTTCTTCAAATATTGGACGTGAGTGGAAATTTTCTACGTATGGCATTGCCATCTAACATTGGCAATACCCTTCCTATCCTCGTGGGCCTTGGCTTGCACGATAACATGTTCCATGGTCGAATCCCAGCCTCGCTAGGAAATGCTTCGTTACTCTTTGCTTTAGATTTCACATCAAATAATTTCAGTGGCCATATCCCTAGTTCTCTCGGAAATCTAACCTACCTGCAGTGGCTAAAACTAGAACAAAACAATCTTGAAGCAAAAGACAGTGACGGCTGGGAATTCTTAGAGGCACTGAGCAACTGTACGAGTCTGAAATACCTCTTATTATCTGACAATCAGCTACAAGGAGCCATACCAAATTCAGTTGGAAAGTTGTCCAACAGCAGTCTTCAGTACCTACGATTAGCCAAAAACAACTTGTCAGGGATGGTTCCAGAGAGCCTAGGGAACCTTATTGGGTTAAATGAGTTGGTTCTAGATCAAAACAGTCTGACCGGTCCAATTGGATCATGGGTTGGAAAGTTGAACATCCTGGTAAAATTATCTCTTGCAGACAATAACTTCAGTGGGCCGATTCCATCTTCCATTGGCAGCTTTACACAGTTAACACATCTCTACCTACAAAGCAACAAATTTGAAGGTCCAATACCTCCCAGCATGGGCAAACTTCAACGTTTACTAGAACTGAACGTTAGTTATAACAATCTACAAGGCCCCATTCCTCCGGATGTTAGCAACCTTCAACAACTCATTGAACTAGATCTTTCATCGAACAAAATTGAAGGGGAAATACCTTCCACTTTGGGCGAATGTCTACAGTTGCAGATACTCCAAATGGACTGCAATATTCTCACAGGGAACATTTCGCCACTGAGTAGTCTAACAAGCTTGAACATGCTCAATCTTTCACACAATAATTTATCAGGCTTCATCCCTATACAACTAGGTAATATGTCCTCTCTTACCCAGCTGGATCTATCTTATAATGATCTACAAGGAGAAATACCTTGGGATGGAGTATTTCGAAATGCTTCAGCTGTCTCACTTGTTGGCAACAGGGGACTGTGTGGTGGGCTGTTGGATTTACACATGCCCCCCTGCCCTATTGCCTCAAGGAGAAAAGTTGCACAATACTACCTCATTAGGGTGTTGATCCCAATATTTGGCTTCATGTCACTCTTAATGTTGGTCTATTTTGTTCTCACTGAGAAAAGGACTACACAAGAACCATCATTATCTCCTCTTGGTGATCAATTCCCAATGGTTTCTTACAATGATTTAGTTCGAGCTACACAGAACTTCTCCGAATCAAACCTGATAGGGAGAGGAGGTTGTGGTTCTGTATATAGAGGGAAGTTGATGGAAAATAAGCTGGAAGTGGCTATTAAAGTTCTTGACATTGAAATGCGAGGTGCTGAGAAAAGTTTCTTAGCAGAATGTGAAGCTCTGAGAAACATCCGCCACCGAAATCTAGTTCCTATCATAACAGCATGCTCCACGGTGGATATCAACAGCAATGTTTTCAAAGCTCTTATATATGAATTTATGCCAAACGGGAATTTGGACTCGTGGTTGCATCAGGAAGTGAATGGGAAAGTTAGAAAAACTTTGAACTTAAATCAAAGAACATGCTTTGCTGTCAACATAGCTGACGTACTAGATTATCTGCACAACGAAAGTGGGAAAACAATTATCCATTGTGATGTCAAGCCTAGTAACATACTCCTAGATGATGACATGAATGCACGTTTGGGAGACTTCGGCATCGCAAAATTCTATCTTGATTCTACGTCGACATCAACTGGAGATTCAAAGACTATAAGCTCAACCGGTGTGAAGGGTACTATCGGCTACATACCTCCAG AATATGCTCGAGGTGGCCACGCATCAACATACGGGGATGTTTACAGTTTTGGAATAGTACTTCTAGAGATGCTGACTGCGAAAAGGCCAACAGATCATTTGTTTGTGGACGAACTAAACATTGTTAACTTCGTGGAGAGGTGCTTCCCTGATAAAATATTGGATGTGATTGATGGTTCCTTACAAGATGACGTAAAGAGTGCCCAAATAAATATGGTAACAGAAAATGAGGCCTACCAATGCTTGTTTTCTCTTCTACAAGTAGCACTTTCTTGCACACGAGAAATTCCTGGTGAACGAACGACCATGAAAGAAGCAGCTAGCAGAATTCGTTCAATCAAGACCACGTACTGCTATGCCGGAGAAGAACACAAGCATGCAGATACAGTGAATTGA